A portion of the Babylonia areolata isolate BAREFJ2019XMU chromosome 16, ASM4173473v1, whole genome shotgun sequence genome contains these proteins:
- the LOC143291293 gene encoding uncharacterized protein LOC143291293 isoform X1, whose protein sequence is MSLFADQPKWPSSFGRSRFESETPDNIGDFRSWNRSGSSLPIFDGDSYEDILRPAEKRNLYSTFISGGIFDHIDSIIHDLTSFDRPSRRPAYNVWEEDSCVSSLQSNAERDSLRPKEYVIPIKIETTNTDNGGLVSPGRVGKEDPRLSSSSSRSITPVQELKDSKRFIRIPIVRESSSSREESPRFVPQVSDGLETASVCSSTTQTPTTESSSRSFRLSQPRDQNGFGKSSANPVCPQRPPIEQNRSPRIVKIMEEIEEETIIRSPRRKNYYLQNDNRSFCRSRSADTSTLSTSSSRSEESSSRYDVKDDVRHDEAKSPKREDTERKNKQQWLCSGVGLSDITPSPSYPIYDILKPRLASTGRQVDYIRGDGNCFFRALSKEMYGSEDYHAEWREAVCDLIGAHPRVFCQFVDPGPGSLERHVGFMRRPGTWATSCEIYGTATLLRREVYVLAPSPSSSPVPSTTTSRGHAEKDYHWLLFSPCSLTSKAWARSNGGGGGGGGGSGPGVKEEGEEEEEDEEGDGDDEEDKEGVHPCYLTLCLTNGNHYDRITSATPGVCNCQMDPPSLDGAAVRMDSCPRGKGWEGVEELCWRGC, encoded by the exons ATGAGTTTGTTCGCAGATCAGCCGAAATGGCCGTCCAGCTTCGGTAGAAGTCGTTTCGAATCGGAAACTCCCGACAACATTGGTGACTTTCGTTCGTGGAACAGATCTGGATCCAGTCTCCCTATTTTTGATGGCGACAGCTATGAAGACATTTTGCGTCCAGCTGAAAAGCGGAACCTCTACTCGACTTTTATTTCTGGGGGAATTTTTGATCACATTGATTCCATCATTCATGACTTGACCAGTTTCGATAGGCCAAGCAGACGACCGGCTTACAATGTGTGGGAAGAAGACTCGTGCGTAAGTTCACTCCAGTCAAACGCCGAGAGAGACAGCCTCAGACCTAAAGAGTATGTCATTCCAATTAAAATCGAAACAACAAACACTGATAATGGCGGTTTGGTTTCGCCTGGAAGAGTGGGAAAAGAAGATCCTAGATTGTCGAGTTCTAGTTCTAGATCCATAACCCCAGTCCAAGAACTCAAAGATTCAAAACGCTTTATTCGGATTCCCATTGTCAGGGAAAGTTCCAGTTCGAGGGAGGAATCTCCTCGTTTTGTGCCTCAGGTTTCAGACGGACTTGAAACAGCATCAGTGTGTTCATCGACCACTCAGACACCGACAACAGAATCGTCAAGCAGATCTTTTCGTCTCAGTCAGCCAAGAGACCAAAATGGATTCGGAAAATCATCCGCTAACCCTGTCTGCCCCCAAAGACCGCCGATCGAACAAAACAGATCTCCTAGGATCGTAAAGATCATGGAAGAAATCGAAGAAGAAACCATTATTCGATCTCCACGGCGTAAAAATTACTATCTCCAAAACGACAATCGGTCTTTTTGTCGTTCGCGGTCTGCCGATACTTCGACACTGTCTACTTCTTCATCACGATCGGAAGAATCGTCATCGAGGTATGACGTCAAAGATGACGTCAGGCACGATGAAGCTAAGAGTCCGAAGAGGGAAGATACAGAGCGGAAAAACAAGCAGCAGTGGCTGTGCAGCGGTGTAGGCCTGTCGGATATCACCCCGTCTCCTTCGTACCCCATCTATGATATCCTGAAACCAAG gCTGGCCAGCACGGGCCGACAGGTGGACTACATCCGCGGCGACGGCAACTGCTTCTTCCGGGCGCTGTCCAAGGAGATGTACGGGTCGGAGGACTACCACGCCGAGTGGCGGGAGGCCGTGTGCGACCTCATCGGGGCCCACCCGCGGGTCTTCTGCCAGTTCGTGGACCCGGGGCCCGGGAGCCTGGAGCGGCACGTGGGCTTCATGCGGCGCCCCGGCACCTGGGCCACGTCCTGCGAGATCTACGGGACCGCCACCTTGCTGCGCCGTGAGGTGTACGTGCTggccccgtccccctcctcctcccccgtcccctcgACGACCACGTCCCGGGGCCACGCGGAGAAGGACTACCACTGGCTGCTCTTCTCTCCGTGCTCCCTGACCTCCAAGGCGTGGGCGaggagtaatggtggtggtggtggtggtggcggcggcagtGGCCCGGGTGtcaaggaggaaggagaggaggaggaggaggatgaagagggtgatggtgacgacgaggAGGATAAGGAAGGGGTGCACCCGTGTTACCTCACCCTCTGCCTGACCAACGGCAACCACTACGACCGCATCACCTCGGCGACGCCGGGCGTCTGCAACTGCCAGATGGACCCGCCCAGCCTGGACGGGGCGGCCGTGCGGATGGACTCGTGCcccagggggaaggggtgggagggggtggaggagctgTGCTGGAGGGGGTGCTGA
- the LOC143291293 gene encoding uncharacterized protein LOC143291293 isoform X2 yields the protein MTPAALMTLKLKVAALRLMRTKARKGHRRKRHRRKCSHRQRQPSQTRKRGRAVSFAHWLASTGRQVDYIRGDGNCFFRALSKEMYGSEDYHAEWREAVCDLIGAHPRVFCQFVDPGPGSLERHVGFMRRPGTWATSCEIYGTATLLRREVYVLAPSPSSSPVPSTTTSRGHAEKDYHWLLFSPCSLTSKAWARSNGGGGGGGGGSGPGVKEEGEEEEEDEEGDGDDEEDKEGVHPCYLTLCLTNGNHYDRITSATPGVCNCQMDPPSLDGAAVRMDSCPRGKGWEGVEELCWRGC from the exons ATGACGCCAGCGGCACTAATGACGCTGAAGCTCAAAGTGGCAGCGCTGCGGCTGATGCGAACTAAGGCACGCAAAGGGCACCGGAGGAAGAGGCACAGAAGGAAGTGTTCTCATCGTCAGCGGCAACCGTCACAGACACGGAAGAGGGGACGGGCCGTCTCGTTTGCGCATTG gCTGGCCAGCACGGGCCGACAGGTGGACTACATCCGCGGCGACGGCAACTGCTTCTTCCGGGCGCTGTCCAAGGAGATGTACGGGTCGGAGGACTACCACGCCGAGTGGCGGGAGGCCGTGTGCGACCTCATCGGGGCCCACCCGCGGGTCTTCTGCCAGTTCGTGGACCCGGGGCCCGGGAGCCTGGAGCGGCACGTGGGCTTCATGCGGCGCCCCGGCACCTGGGCCACGTCCTGCGAGATCTACGGGACCGCCACCTTGCTGCGCCGTGAGGTGTACGTGCTggccccgtccccctcctcctcccccgtcccctcgACGACCACGTCCCGGGGCCACGCGGAGAAGGACTACCACTGGCTGCTCTTCTCTCCGTGCTCCCTGACCTCCAAGGCGTGGGCGaggagtaatggtggtggtggtggtggtggcggcggcagtGGCCCGGGTGtcaaggaggaaggagaggaggaggaggaggatgaagagggtgatggtgacgacgaggAGGATAAGGAAGGGGTGCACCCGTGTTACCTCACCCTCTGCCTGACCAACGGCAACCACTACGACCGCATCACCTCGGCGACGCCGGGCGTCTGCAACTGCCAGATGGACCCGCCCAGCCTGGACGGGGCGGCCGTGCGGATGGACTCGTGCcccagggggaaggggtgggagggggtggaggagctgTGCTGGAGGGGGTGCTGA